A portion of the Calliphora vicina chromosome 5, idCalVici1.1, whole genome shotgun sequence genome contains these proteins:
- the LOC135961717 gene encoding kunitz-type serine protease inhibitor homolog beta-bungarotoxin B1 chain, major component-like: protein MKFLHILSLLLMALVAYTSAQRCNPTCFGNRDVGQGGRNCVPRTMWHYDARIRQCREMRYLGCGGNNNLWCTRAACDRSCRRR, encoded by the exons atgaaattcttACACATTTTATCATTACTATTGATGGCTTTGGTGGCCTATACCTCGGCGCAAAGAT GTAATCCTACTTGTTTTGGAAATCGCGATGTTGGACAAGGTGGTCGCAATTGTGTGCCCCGTACCATGTGGCATTACGATGCTCGTATTCGACAATGTCGTGAAATGCGCTACTTGGGTTGTGGTGGCAACAACAATCTTTGGTGTACCAGGGCTGCTTGTGATCGAAGCTGTCGTCGtcgttaa
- the LOC135960536 gene encoding amblin-like — MKFLHILSLLLVALVAYTTAQRCPGRPRNPSCFGIRLDGRGGPRCTARNLWYFDPRARQCRPMRYLGCGGNRNRWCDRASCERGCRR; from the exons ATGAAATTCTTACAcattttatcattattattgGTGGCTTTGGTGGCCTATACCACGGCCCAGAGATGCCCGGGCAGACCAC GTAATCCTTCTTGTTTTGGAATTCGTCTTGATGGTCGTGGTGGTCCCCGTTGTACTGCTCGTAACCTGTGGTATTTCGATCCTCGTGCCCGACAATGTCGTCCAATGCGTTACTTGGGCTGCGGTGGCAACAGAAATCGTTGGTGTGATCGTGCTTCCTGTGAACGGGGTTGTCGTCGTTAA